Proteins encoded in a region of the Rhodococcus sp. SBT000017 genome:
- a CDS encoding DsbA family protein, whose protein sequence is MSRTVKVDIWSDIACPWCFVGKRRFEAGAAEFTAGGGTLEVEFHSFELAPDTPVDFDGSEVDFLVSHKGMPADQVTQLLGQMTELAAGEGLAYDFDALQHTNTVKAHELLHFAKSKGKQGEMKERLLAAYFEEGRHVGRTEDLADLAAEVGLDREEAARALKSEEFLPAVRADKEQAIAYGISGVPFFVIDGRLGVSGAQAPSVFADVLQKAATGS, encoded by the coding sequence GTGAGCCGAACAGTGAAGGTCGACATCTGGTCCGACATCGCGTGCCCGTGGTGCTTCGTCGGTAAGCGCCGTTTCGAGGCAGGCGCTGCGGAGTTCACCGCCGGAGGCGGGACGCTCGAGGTGGAGTTCCACTCGTTCGAGCTGGCACCCGACACACCGGTCGACTTCGACGGCAGCGAGGTCGATTTTCTCGTCTCCCACAAAGGCATGCCGGCCGACCAGGTCACGCAGCTGTTGGGGCAGATGACCGAGCTGGCCGCAGGCGAGGGGCTCGCGTACGACTTCGACGCCTTGCAGCACACCAACACCGTCAAAGCGCACGAACTCCTGCACTTCGCCAAGTCGAAGGGCAAGCAGGGCGAGATGAAGGAACGTCTTCTGGCGGCCTACTTCGAGGAGGGCCGCCACGTCGGCCGCACCGAGGACCTCGCCGACCTGGCCGCGGAGGTCGGCCTCGACCGTGAAGAGGCGGCCCGGGCGCTGAAGTCCGAGGAGTTCCTGCCGGCAGTGCGCGCGGACAAGGAGCAGGCCATCGCCTACGGGATCAGCGGTGTGCCGTTCTTCGTGATCGACGGACGGCTCGGTGTGTCGGGCGCGCAGGCCCCGTCGGTGTTCGCCGACGTCCTGCAGAAGGCCGCTACCGGCTCATGA
- a CDS encoding TetR/AcrR family transcriptional regulator translates to MSAGPTESQHKVSGATPKGVRRRQALASAAADLLVEGGFDAVRHRSVAARAGLPLASTTYYFESLGDLVAAAVDVVGTREIDVMRGRIDDEGKCSNEMESTVDLIVDLLIGPQDGHEQLIARYERFIASARHPELREVQLRLRAQIDDLLTDVLRRSGRTVQEEQLRRLVAVVDGAVVGALSEVDPDPRHMARSMLLAVIDIVAPAEQVPAD, encoded by the coding sequence ATGTCCGCAGGTCCGACCGAGTCGCAGCACAAGGTGTCGGGTGCGACTCCGAAGGGGGTGCGCCGCCGCCAGGCATTGGCGTCGGCCGCTGCGGACCTGCTCGTCGAGGGCGGATTCGACGCGGTGCGGCACCGATCGGTGGCGGCACGAGCCGGGTTGCCGCTGGCGTCGACCACCTACTATTTCGAGTCCCTCGGAGACCTGGTAGCCGCGGCGGTCGACGTCGTCGGGACGCGCGAGATCGACGTCATGCGCGGTCGCATCGACGACGAGGGCAAGTGCTCGAACGAAATGGAGTCGACGGTCGATCTCATCGTCGACCTGCTCATCGGGCCACAGGACGGCCACGAGCAGCTGATCGCGAGATACGAACGCTTCATCGCCTCGGCACGGCATCCCGAACTGCGCGAGGTGCAACTGCGGCTGCGCGCCCAGATCGACGACCTGCTCACCGACGTGCTGCGCAGATCGGGCCGAACCGTGCAGGAAGAGCAGCTCAGGCGGCTCGTGGCAGTGGTCGACGGTGCCGTCGTCGGGGCGCTCAGCGAAGTGGACCCCGACCCCCGTCACATGGCCCGAAGCATGCTCCTGGCCGTCATCGACATCGTGGCACCGGCGGAACAGGTGCCTGCCGATTGA
- a CDS encoding low specificity L-threonine aldolase: MLGSELGTAAWLAGGMPDALPHDGGPGRPLASTVRAKAGGAGPYFALRTALLSLENTHNFAGGAVIGADEWSDLVAAGRDCGLKVHLDGARLWNAAVALDVPIASLTAGADTVQVCLSKGLGAPVGSMLVSDSARIHEARRVRKMLGGGVRQGGVLAAAGLVALDRIGDLAEDHANASTLASGLRERGWEVLEPETNIVLATVPDPASTVAELAELGIAAVTVAGKVRFVTHRDVDAADISEALERLRRT; encoded by the coding sequence GTGCTGGGTTCCGAGCTCGGTACCGCGGCATGGCTGGCGGGCGGAATGCCCGACGCCCTCCCCCACGACGGTGGCCCCGGCCGTCCCCTCGCGTCGACGGTGCGCGCGAAGGCCGGCGGCGCAGGGCCGTATTTCGCGCTACGGACGGCGCTGCTGTCGCTCGAGAACACCCACAACTTCGCCGGCGGTGCTGTGATCGGAGCGGACGAGTGGTCGGATCTCGTTGCCGCCGGGCGTGATTGCGGCTTGAAGGTCCACCTGGACGGCGCGCGGCTGTGGAATGCCGCTGTCGCCCTCGATGTTCCGATCGCGTCGCTCACTGCCGGTGCCGACACGGTGCAGGTGTGCCTGAGCAAGGGCCTCGGTGCACCCGTCGGCTCGATGTTGGTCTCGGATTCCGCGCGTATCCACGAGGCTCGACGAGTCCGAAAGATGTTGGGCGGCGGCGTTCGTCAGGGTGGCGTCCTCGCTGCCGCCGGGCTCGTGGCGTTGGATCGCATCGGTGATCTGGCCGAGGATCACGCCAACGCGTCAACCCTCGCTTCCGGGCTGCGCGAGCGAGGCTGGGAGGTACTGGAGCCGGAGACCAACATCGTGCTCGCAACGGTTCCCGACCCGGCGTCGACGGTCGCGGAGCTGGCCGAGCTGGGCATCGCCGCGGTGACCGTCGCGGGCAAGGTGCGCTTCGTGACCCACCGCGACGTCGATGCCGCCGATATCTCCGAGGCGCTGGAGCGGCTGCGCCGCACGTGA
- a CDS encoding pyridoxal phosphate-dependent aminotransferase gives MHSESQRSMVEPFHVMDVFAAAAERARTHGDVLSLAAGQPSTRAPEPVLRATREALDAHLLGYTETLGILPLRRAIAEYHSARYGITVDADDVVITTGSSGAFTLLFLAAFDAGDTVVMARPGYPAYRNTLAALGCRVVELDCLESTRFQPTVAMLEDLPDPPAGLIIASPANPTGTIIDSDELAAIARWCDEHGTLLISDEIYHGIAYGDARTSSAWETSKESVAIGSVSKYFSMTGWRLGWMLLPTRLRRAVERLASNMTVCPPAISQVAAIAAFTEESRVELDSHVERYAVNRRILLDGLPAMGITDLAPADGAFYVYADIAHLTDDSRNWCARVLSETGVALAPGVDFDTERGNHTVRFSFAGTTADVEEALERLWVVSVSS, from the coding sequence ATGCACAGTGAATCGCAGCGATCGATGGTCGAGCCGTTCCACGTGATGGATGTGTTCGCCGCGGCGGCCGAGCGGGCGCGCACTCACGGCGACGTGCTCTCTCTTGCTGCCGGTCAGCCCTCCACACGAGCGCCCGAGCCGGTATTGCGGGCCACTCGCGAGGCCCTGGATGCGCACCTGCTCGGGTACACCGAGACGCTGGGGATTCTGCCGCTGCGTCGCGCGATCGCCGAGTATCACAGCGCGCGGTACGGCATCACCGTCGACGCCGACGACGTGGTGATCACCACCGGCTCGTCGGGCGCGTTCACGTTGCTGTTCCTCGCTGCGTTCGACGCGGGGGACACCGTCGTCATGGCCAGGCCGGGATATCCGGCGTATCGAAACACGTTGGCAGCGTTGGGCTGTCGCGTCGTCGAGCTCGACTGCTTGGAGAGCACGCGATTTCAGCCGACCGTCGCGATGCTCGAGGACCTGCCCGATCCGCCCGCGGGGCTCATCATCGCTAGCCCGGCCAACCCCACCGGCACGATCATCGACTCCGACGAGTTGGCCGCAATTGCGCGTTGGTGCGACGAGCACGGAACTCTCCTGATCTCGGACGAGATCTACCACGGAATCGCCTACGGGGACGCGCGTACGTCGAGCGCCTGGGAGACCTCGAAGGAATCCGTCGCCATCGGATCGGTGTCGAAGTACTTCTCGATGACCGGATGGCGGCTGGGTTGGATGCTGCTGCCGACCCGATTGCGCAGAGCCGTCGAACGATTGGCGTCGAACATGACGGTCTGCCCACCGGCGATCTCCCAGGTTGCCGCCATCGCGGCGTTCACCGAGGAGTCCCGCGTCGAGCTGGATTCACATGTCGAGCGCTACGCTGTCAACCGTCGAATTCTGCTCGACGGTCTGCCGGCCATGGGTATCACCGACCTCGCACCGGCCGATGGAGCCTTCTATGTGTACGCCGACATCGCGCACCTGACGGACGACTCGCGGAACTGGTGTGCGCGAGTGCTTTCCGAGACCGGAGTCGCGTTGGCACCGGGCGTCGATTTCGACACCGAACGCGGGAACCACACCGTGCGCTTCTCGTTCGCAGGCACGACCGCCGACGTCGAGGAGGCATTGGAGCGCCTTTGGGTCGTGAGCGTTTCCTCGTAG
- the purD gene encoding phosphoribosylamine--glycine ligase: protein MRVLVIGSGAREHALLLALKADPSVEKLFVAPGNAGTAKLAEQHAVDVASGEAVTALAKKVEADLVVIGPEVPLVLGVADALREAGIAAFGPSADAARIEGSKAFAKDVMAAAGVRTAHSEIVDSPALLDAALDRFGPNWVVKDDGLAAGKGVVVTTDRLVARDHAAELLENGHPVLLESFLDGPEVSLFCLVDGETVVPLLPAQDHKRVGDGDTGPNTGGMGAYTPLPWLPETAVEEIVRGVVKPVAAEMVQRGVPFSGLLYAGLAMGADGPAVVEFNCRFGDPETQAVLALLDSPLGEVLNATATGTLASLPQLRWKDGAAVTVVIAAENYPGRPRTGDEILGSEGAGVLHAGTAVKDGAVVSAGGRVLSVVGTGFDLTAARDDAYSRIAGIRLPGSHFRTDIGLAAVEGRISL, encoded by the coding sequence GTGCGCGTACTCGTCATAGGTTCCGGTGCTCGTGAGCACGCCCTTCTACTTGCGTTGAAGGCCGATCCGTCGGTCGAGAAGCTCTTCGTGGCTCCCGGCAACGCAGGTACCGCAAAGCTCGCCGAGCAGCACGCCGTCGATGTGGCGTCCGGCGAAGCGGTGACTGCACTCGCGAAGAAGGTCGAAGCCGATCTCGTCGTCATCGGACCGGAGGTGCCGCTGGTCCTCGGCGTGGCCGACGCCCTCCGCGAAGCCGGTATCGCCGCATTCGGCCCGTCCGCCGACGCCGCCCGCATCGAAGGGTCCAAGGCTTTCGCCAAGGACGTGATGGCAGCGGCCGGTGTGCGAACCGCGCACAGTGAAATCGTAGATTCGCCCGCCCTGCTCGACGCAGCCCTGGACCGTTTCGGCCCCAACTGGGTGGTCAAGGACGACGGCCTGGCCGCAGGCAAGGGTGTCGTCGTCACCACCGATCGGCTCGTCGCCCGCGATCACGCCGCCGAACTCCTCGAGAACGGCCACCCGGTGCTGCTCGAATCGTTCCTCGACGGCCCCGAGGTGTCCCTCTTCTGCCTCGTCGACGGCGAGACCGTGGTGCCGCTGCTGCCCGCGCAGGACCACAAACGCGTCGGCGACGGAGACACCGGACCCAACACCGGCGGCATGGGTGCGTACACCCCGCTGCCGTGGTTGCCCGAGACCGCAGTCGAGGAGATCGTCCGCGGCGTGGTGAAACCCGTTGCCGCCGAAATGGTGCAGCGTGGTGTGCCGTTCTCCGGTCTGCTGTACGCCGGTCTGGCGATGGGTGCCGACGGCCCGGCGGTCGTCGAATTCAACTGCCGCTTCGGCGATCCCGAGACTCAGGCAGTGCTCGCGCTGCTCGATTCACCTCTCGGTGAGGTGCTGAACGCGACGGCAACCGGCACGCTTGCTTCACTTCCACAGTTGCGCTGGAAGGACGGCGCGGCCGTCACCGTCGTCATCGCCGCCGAGAACTACCCCGGTCGACCGCGTACCGGTGACGAGATTCTCGGCTCCGAAGGCGCAGGCGTCCTGCATGCAGGCACCGCGGTGAAGGACGGCGCGGTCGTCTCCGCGGGCGGACGCGTGCTGAGCGTGGTCGGCACCGGATTCGACCTCACCGCCGCCCGTGACGACGCCTACTCCCGTATCGCGGGAATTCGGTTGCCGGGCAGCCACTTCCGCACTGATATCGGCCTGGCTGCGGTGGAGGGTCGGATCTCGCTGTAG
- a CDS encoding glycosyltransferase family 39 protein, which translates to MTTTIERPSAAAPSTPATSPRWEWIGLIALLVGTGVAYIWGLGASGWANSFYSAAIQAGSVSWKAFFFGSSDAANSITVDKPPMSLWLMSLSVRIFGLNTWAMLVPQALLGVASVALLRATVKRRFGGAAGLLAGLVLAVTPVAALMFRFNNPDALLVLLMIASVWALLRGVETGKTKWLLITGMFVGFGFLTKQLQVMLVVPPLALTYLIAGPPKFLTRLWQLFGALGAMIVAAGWWLLIVEFWPASSRPWVGGSQNNSILELTLGYNGFGRLSGDETGSVTPGRGGMGGDVAGGMPGGIWGETGILRMFDASQGGQIAWLIPAALILLVVGLVLRGRAPRTDVQRASLIVWGSWLLVTGLTFSFMAGIFHSYYTVALSPAVAALVGIGSVVLWRQRERYWVRIAMAVAVASTVAMAWVLLGRSESFVPWLKCAILFVGVLAVIALLIPALTRGRLAAASILAVMFAGLAGPTAYAVDTIGTPHNGSIVSAGPNTGMRGFGGMGEGRRGQGGMPGGMPGGMQLPAGVQLPAGAPGQMPGGDGAAGAEMGGGMGGGMGGLLEGSTPTTAITEMLEQDADSYTWVAAAIGANTAAGYQLATEEPVMPIGGFNGTDPSPTLAEFQQYVADGEIHYFIGGGGMPGMESGTSAAISAWVTENFTATTVDNVTFYDLTQ; encoded by the coding sequence GTGACGACGACGATCGAACGCCCCTCGGCGGCTGCGCCGTCCACGCCTGCGACCTCCCCACGGTGGGAATGGATCGGGCTGATCGCGCTGTTGGTCGGCACCGGTGTCGCCTACATCTGGGGACTCGGCGCCTCGGGGTGGGCGAACTCCTTCTATTCCGCTGCGATACAGGCGGGTTCGGTGTCGTGGAAAGCGTTCTTCTTCGGATCCTCCGACGCCGCCAACTCGATCACCGTCGACAAGCCTCCGATGTCGCTGTGGCTGATGTCGTTGTCGGTGCGCATCTTCGGACTGAACACCTGGGCGATGCTCGTGCCCCAGGCTCTCCTCGGAGTCGCCTCGGTGGCACTGTTGCGAGCCACCGTCAAGCGGCGCTTCGGTGGCGCGGCCGGTCTGCTCGCAGGCCTGGTACTGGCCGTGACTCCCGTTGCCGCACTGATGTTCCGGTTCAACAATCCCGACGCGCTGCTCGTGCTGCTGATGATCGCATCGGTATGGGCGCTGCTGCGAGGCGTCGAGACCGGAAAGACCAAGTGGCTGTTGATCACCGGCATGTTCGTCGGATTCGGCTTCCTCACCAAACAGCTCCAGGTGATGCTCGTGGTGCCGCCGCTGGCACTGACCTACCTGATCGCCGGGCCGCCGAAGTTCCTCACCCGGCTGTGGCAGCTGTTCGGAGCTCTGGGCGCGATGATCGTCGCGGCCGGATGGTGGCTGCTGATCGTCGAATTCTGGCCGGCGTCCTCCCGTCCGTGGGTCGGCGGCTCGCAGAACAATTCGATTCTGGAACTCACGCTCGGCTACAACGGATTCGGCCGCCTCAGCGGTGACGAGACCGGAAGTGTCACTCCGGGACGCGGCGGTATGGGCGGGGACGTCGCGGGTGGGATGCCCGGTGGTATCTGGGGAGAGACCGGCATTCTCCGTATGTTCGACGCCTCCCAGGGCGGCCAGATCGCCTGGCTGATTCCGGCTGCATTGATCCTGCTCGTCGTCGGACTCGTGTTGCGCGGCAGAGCCCCTCGGACGGACGTACAACGAGCGTCGCTGATCGTCTGGGGATCGTGGTTGCTCGTCACGGGTCTGACGTTCAGCTTCATGGCCGGAATCTTCCACTCGTACTACACCGTTGCGCTCTCGCCCGCCGTCGCAGCTCTCGTCGGCATCGGCAGTGTGGTGCTGTGGCGGCAACGCGAGAGGTACTGGGTGCGCATCGCAATGGCCGTCGCGGTGGCGTCTACCGTAGCCATGGCGTGGGTGCTGCTCGGTCGCAGCGAGAGTTTTGTGCCCTGGCTGAAGTGTGCAATTCTCTTCGTCGGAGTTCTCGCGGTCATCGCACTGCTGATCCCGGCGCTGACCCGCGGCAGATTGGCTGCGGCGTCGATCCTGGCGGTGATGTTCGCCGGACTAGCAGGCCCGACTGCGTACGCCGTCGACACGATCGGCACCCCGCACAACGGATCCATCGTCTCGGCCGGACCCAACACCGGCATGCGCGGATTCGGCGGCATGGGCGAGGGTCGACGAGGCCAGGGCGGTATGCCGGGCGGAATGCCCGGTGGGATGCAATTGCCGGCCGGGGTGCAGCTACCGGCGGGCGCTCCCGGCCAGATGCCGGGTGGTGACGGTGCGGCTGGTGCCGAGATGGGTGGCGGTATGGGCGGTGGAATGGGTGGTCTTCTGGAAGGCAGCACGCCGACCACCGCGATCACCGAGATGCTCGAGCAGGACGCCGACTCCTACACCTGGGTGGCAGCGGCCATAGGGGCCAACACCGCGGCGGGCTACCAACTGGCCACCGAGGAACCCGTCATGCCCATCGGCGGATTCAACGGCACCGACCCGTCGCCGACCCTCGCCGAATTCCAGCAGTACGTCGCCGACGGAGAGATCCACTACTTCATCGGCGGCGGAGGTATGCCGGGAATGGAGTCGGGTACCTCGGCCGCGATCTCGGCGTGGGTCACCGAGAACTTCACCGCGACCACCGTCGACAACGTGACGTTCTACGACCTCACGCAGTAA
- a CDS encoding bifunctional glycosyltransferase family 2/GtrA family protein — protein MTTNSLARAGQRPGSNATATLEVVIPVYNEEADLEQCIRRLHEHLDDRIPFRSRITIADNASTDGTLAVAHRLADEIEGVQVHHLDEKGRGRALKAVWLASDADVVAYMDVDLSTDLNALMPLIAPLMSGHSDLAIGSRLNRSSRVVRGAKREFISRSYNLILRTSLRARFSDAQCGFKAMRTDVARQLLPLVEDTGWFFDTELLVIAEKVGLRIHEVPVDWVDDPNSSVNIIDTAVKDLQGCWRVGRALATGVLPVAELRRSLGREPLVPGVPHGMISQMVRFGIIGIASTVAYALLYLVLHSLIGAQAANFFGLLITAVLNTAANRAFTFGVRGSDGAGKHQLQGLAIFGFALLVTSGSLAVLHAWAPDVSRHVELAVLIVANLVATVCRFVALRWVFRSSQSGDSQSAGSEKAL, from the coding sequence ATGACAACGAATTCCCTCGCACGAGCAGGCCAGCGGCCCGGCTCGAACGCCACGGCCACTCTCGAGGTGGTCATCCCGGTATACAACGAAGAGGCGGATCTCGAACAGTGCATTCGTCGTCTGCACGAGCATCTGGACGACCGGATCCCGTTCCGGTCGCGAATCACCATCGCCGACAACGCCAGTACCGACGGCACCCTCGCGGTGGCACATCGGCTGGCCGACGAGATCGAGGGAGTTCAGGTTCATCACCTGGACGAGAAGGGTCGCGGACGGGCACTCAAAGCCGTCTGGCTGGCATCGGACGCCGATGTCGTGGCCTACATGGACGTCGATCTCTCCACCGACCTCAACGCTCTGATGCCGCTGATCGCGCCGCTGATGTCCGGTCACTCGGACCTCGCCATCGGATCTCGGCTCAACCGATCGTCCCGGGTGGTCCGCGGTGCGAAGCGTGAATTCATCTCGCGCAGTTACAATCTCATTCTGCGCACTTCGCTGCGCGCACGCTTCTCGGACGCGCAGTGCGGTTTCAAGGCCATGCGCACCGATGTGGCCCGGCAACTGCTGCCGCTCGTCGAAGACACCGGATGGTTCTTCGACACCGAACTGCTCGTCATCGCGGAGAAGGTCGGCCTGCGTATCCACGAGGTACCCGTCGACTGGGTCGACGACCCGAACAGCAGCGTCAACATCATCGACACCGCCGTCAAGGACCTGCAGGGATGCTGGCGCGTCGGCCGCGCCCTGGCAACCGGAGTGCTTCCGGTCGCCGAACTGCGTCGAAGCCTGGGACGGGAGCCGCTCGTGCCGGGAGTACCGCACGGAATGATCAGCCAGATGGTGCGATTCGGCATCATCGGCATCGCCAGCACCGTCGCGTACGCGTTGCTCTACCTGGTGCTGCACTCGTTGATCGGTGCGCAGGCCGCGAACTTCTTCGGACTGCTGATCACCGCGGTGCTCAACACCGCGGCCAACCGCGCCTTCACCTTCGGCGTCCGCGGATCGGACGGCGCAGGCAAGCATCAACTGCAGGGACTGGCGATCTTCGGTTTCGCCCTCCTCGTCACCAGCGGATCGCTCGCCGTGCTGCACGCGTGGGCACCCGATGTGTCCCGGCACGTCGAACTCGCCGTCCTCATAGTCGCCAATCTCGTTGCCACCGTGTGCCGATTCGTCGCCCTGCGGTGGGTCTTCCGTAGCTCTCAGTCGGGCGATTCCCAGTCCGCCGGTTCGGAGAAAGCTCTGTGA
- a CDS encoding HIT family protein encodes MASIFSKIIAGEIPGRFVWQDDDVVAFLTIAPVTQGHTLVVPREEIDQWQDVDGAAFAKITAVAQIIGQAVRTAFDAPRAGLLIAGLEVPHLHLHVFPAYDMGNFDISGADPNPSAESQDEAATKLRAALRDLGHEAYVPN; translated from the coding sequence ATGGCTTCCATTTTCAGCAAGATCATCGCCGGCGAAATCCCGGGACGTTTCGTCTGGCAGGACGACGACGTGGTTGCGTTTCTGACGATCGCACCGGTCACCCAGGGCCACACGCTGGTGGTTCCGCGTGAGGAGATCGACCAGTGGCAGGACGTCGACGGTGCCGCGTTCGCCAAGATCACCGCCGTTGCTCAGATCATCGGCCAGGCGGTCAGGACCGCGTTCGACGCTCCCCGCGCCGGGTTGCTGATTGCCGGGCTCGAGGTGCCGCACCTGCACCTGCATGTGTTTCCGGCCTACGACATGGGCAACTTCGACATCTCGGGTGCCGATCCGAATCCCTCCGCGGAGTCACAGGACGAGGCGGCGACCAAGCTCCGGGCGGCGTTGCGTGACCTCGGACACGAGGCATACGTCCCGAACTGA
- a CDS encoding helix-turn-helix domain-containing protein has translation MALGIDYARQDCSLARALELVGERWTMLIVRDCFFGVRRFGDFQVHLDISKAVLAQRLGALVDAGLLERRARAFEGGHDDYVPTAALERLWPAVFALSYWGEEQTAKPAGKRRRFMHAPCGTDLGPLGMCPECGVAPGPHDIDTDIGPGYDPDTRSDDVSMHLRTRRRLLTPLR, from the coding sequence ATGGCACTCGGAATCGACTACGCCCGTCAGGACTGCTCCCTGGCCCGTGCCCTCGAACTCGTCGGCGAGCGCTGGACCATGCTCATCGTGCGCGACTGCTTCTTCGGCGTCCGACGCTTCGGCGACTTCCAGGTCCACCTCGACATCTCCAAGGCCGTTCTCGCGCAACGACTCGGCGCGTTGGTCGACGCCGGGCTGCTCGAACGACGAGCTCGGGCCTTCGAGGGCGGCCACGATGATTACGTTCCGACGGCCGCCCTCGAACGACTGTGGCCCGCCGTCTTCGCCCTGAGCTACTGGGGCGAGGAACAGACCGCGAAACCCGCAGGGAAGCGTCGACGATTCATGCACGCGCCCTGCGGAACCGACCTCGGACCACTGGGGATGTGCCCCGAATGCGGAGTTGCACCCGGGCCGCACGACATCGACACCGACATCGGCCCGGGCTACGACCCCGACACCCGATCCGACGATGTGTCGATGCACCTGCGAACGCGTCGACGACTGTTGACGCCCCTGCGCTGA
- a CDS encoding MFS transporter: protein MTDTAPSPAGTTNSTRALTIAALGTLLTLMAFTAPLATINSTAADLMSDAAGRTWILSSMSIGLAAALLTTGTVADDFGRRRTFALGAAVLAVGAIVCAVSPNTLIFVLARILQGLGGAAVVASSLGIIAHTHPAGPVRAKASGVWGASVGAGIALGPLLAAALDRWASWREAYVVLAIATVALAVAAHRLVEESRSDAPRGLDPIGALLLATGIAALLAALVEGRQGWTEVSPIVLFVLAVLLLAAFAIIELRSATAMLDLTLFRHPPFLAATVAALANGGGIIALMSYMPGFLGTVLGIDALGAALLLFGWSATSVVTALLARRLPASLSGRTQLAVGLVGVAIGMLMLTGLSENASWPRLLPGLLVAGLASGVLNAALGREAVASVPAGRGGMGSGANNTARYVGSAIGVTVVAVVAVPAGSGARGMTQSISSHSATALTEGWNTAALVTAAISVIGAVVVAASRSRR from the coding sequence ATGACCGACACTGCACCCTCGCCCGCCGGCACCACGAACAGCACCCGAGCGCTCACCATCGCAGCGCTCGGCACCCTGCTGACCCTGATGGCGTTCACTGCACCGCTCGCGACGATCAACAGCACCGCGGCCGATCTGATGTCCGACGCAGCAGGACGCACCTGGATTCTCAGCTCGATGAGCATCGGCCTCGCCGCCGCGCTGCTCACCACCGGCACCGTCGCCGACGACTTCGGCCGTCGCCGCACGTTCGCACTCGGAGCCGCCGTCCTGGCCGTCGGCGCGATCGTCTGCGCAGTCTCGCCCAACACGCTGATTTTCGTTCTGGCGCGCATCCTTCAGGGCCTCGGCGGCGCGGCCGTCGTCGCGTCGAGCCTGGGCATCATCGCGCACACCCACCCGGCCGGTCCCGTACGCGCGAAGGCGAGCGGAGTCTGGGGCGCGAGCGTCGGTGCCGGCATCGCTCTCGGCCCGCTGCTGGCCGCCGCACTGGATCGCTGGGCGAGCTGGCGCGAGGCCTACGTGGTTCTCGCGATTGCCACGGTCGCGTTGGCCGTCGCCGCGCACCGGCTCGTCGAAGAATCCAGGTCCGACGCCCCGCGTGGCCTCGATCCGATCGGCGCGCTGCTGTTGGCGACGGGCATAGCCGCACTGCTGGCCGCGTTGGTCGAGGGCAGACAGGGCTGGACCGAGGTGAGCCCGATCGTTCTCTTCGTGCTCGCGGTATTGTTGCTGGCCGCGTTCGCCATCATCGAATTACGCAGCGCCACAGCGATGCTCGATCTCACACTCTTCCGGCACCCACCGTTTCTGGCCGCCACGGTCGCCGCGCTGGCCAACGGCGGCGGCATCATCGCGCTGATGTCGTACATGCCCGGATTTCTCGGAACCGTACTGGGAATCGATGCGCTCGGTGCCGCCCTGCTGCTGTTCGGGTGGTCGGCCACGTCCGTGGTCACTGCCCTACTCGCCCGCAGGCTGCCCGCGTCGCTCAGTGGCCGAACGCAACTTGCCGTCGGCCTGGTCGGCGTCGCGATCGGCATGCTGATGCTGACGGGGTTGTCCGAGAACGCATCCTGGCCGCGACTGTTGCCAGGACTGCTCGTGGCAGGCCTTGCGAGCGGAGTGCTCAACGCCGCTCTCGGACGCGAGGCCGTGGCCAGCGTGCCCGCCGGACGCGGCGGCATGGGCAGCGGGGCGAACAACACCGCGCGCTATGTCGGATCCGCCATCGGTGTCACCGTCGTTGCGGTGGTGGCCGTTCCTGCCGGGAGTGGAGCCCGCGGAATGACCCAATCGATTAGCAGCCACAGCGCGACTGCGCTGACCGAAGGATGGAACACCGCAGCTCTGGTCACCGCAGCGATTTCCGTAATCGGAGCGGTGGTCGTGGCGGCCTCACGCTCCCGGCGGTAG